A section of the Neisseria dumasiana genome encodes:
- a CDS encoding IS5 family transposase, whose product MSSFLHTDALHHIEKRLDRFPLIKLDRILDWTPIEQYLTGRKTRYVRDNGDRPAYPLLSMFKAILLGQWHSLSDPELEYSLITRIDFQLFCRFDDFCIPDHSTLCRFRNWLAQDNTLAELLDLINRQLTDKGLKVEKASAAIVDATIIQTAGGKQRQAIEVDDEGRVSSQTTPSKDKDARWIKKDGRFHLGYKQHTRTDADGYIEKLHITPANAHECKHLLPLLADIAEGSTVYADKGYDSRENRQHLAACGLKDGIMQKAHRGCPLSQEQKIRNGRLAKVRYVVEQSFGTLHRKFRHARATYFGLTKVRAQSHLKAMCVNLLKAANRIGVSVAA is encoded by the coding sequence ATGAGCAGCTTTTTACACACCGACGCCCTCCACCACATCGAAAAACGTCTCGACCGCTTCCCCCTCATCAAACTCGACCGTATTCTTGACTGGACACCCATCGAACAATACCTCACCGGCCGCAAAACCCGCTACGTGCGCGACAACGGCGACCGTCCCGCCTATCCCCTGTTATCCATGTTCAAAGCCATCCTGCTCGGCCAATGGCACAGCCTCTCCGACCCCGAACTCGAATACAGCCTCATCACCCGCATCGATTTCCAACTCTTCTGCCGCTTCGACGACTTTTGCATTCCCGACCACAGCACCCTCTGCCGTTTCCGCAACTGGCTGGCGCAAGACAACACCTTGGCCGAACTACTGGATCTGATTAACCGCCAACTGACTGACAAGGGCTTAAAAGTAGAAAAAGCATCCGCCGCCATCGTTGACGCCACCATTATTCAGACGGCCGGCGGCAAACAGCGTCAGGCCATCGAAGTGGATGACGAAGGGCGGGTCAGCAGCCAAACTACACCGAGTAAAGACAAAGATGCCCGTTGGATCAAAAAAGACGGCCGCTTCCATCTGGGCTACAAACAACACACCCGTACCGATGCGGACGGCTATATCGAGAAACTGCACATTACCCCGGCCAATGCTCATGAGTGCAAACACCTGCTGCCATTACTGGCGGATATCGCAGAAGGCAGCACCGTCTATGCGGATAAAGGCTACGACAGCCGGGAGAACCGACAACATTTGGCAGCGTGCGGCTTGAAAGACGGCATCATGCAAAAAGCACACCGTGGCTGCCCATTAAGCCAAGAGCAGAAAATCCGCAACGGCCGGCTGGCGAAAGTGCGCTATGTGGTGGAACAAAGCTTTGGTACGTTGCACCGCAAATTCCGCCATGCCCGGGCAACCTATTTTGGGTTGACCAAAGTAAGGGCGCAAAGCCACCTGAAGGCGATGTGTGTGAACCTGTTGAAGGCGGCCAACAGGATAGGTGTGTCTGTTGCTGCCTGA
- a CDS encoding YebC/PmpR family DNA-binding transcriptional regulator: MAGHSKWANIRHKKERQDAKRGKIFTRLIKEITVAAKMGGGDPASNPRLRLAMDKAFSNNMPKDNIQRAIDKGTGNLEGVEYVELRYEGYGIGGAALMVDCLTDNKTRTVADVRHAFNKNGGNLGTDGCVAFNFVHQGYLIFAPGVDEDALMEAALEAGAEDVLTNDDGSLEVVTSSNDWAGVKAALEEAGFQSEDGDVTMRAQNETELSGEDAEKMQKLIDALEDLDDVQDVYTSAVLNFE, encoded by the coding sequence ATGGCAGGCCACAGTAAGTGGGCGAATATCCGTCATAAAAAAGAACGTCAAGATGCCAAGCGCGGTAAAATTTTTACCCGTTTGATCAAAGAGATTACCGTTGCGGCCAAAATGGGCGGCGGTGATCCTGCTTCCAACCCCCGTTTGCGTTTGGCTATGGATAAGGCATTCAGCAACAACATGCCTAAAGACAACATTCAACGTGCAATCGATAAAGGTACCGGCAATTTAGAAGGTGTTGAATATGTAGAGCTGCGCTACGAAGGCTACGGTATCGGCGGTGCAGCCTTAATGGTGGATTGTCTGACCGACAACAAAACCCGCACCGTTGCCGATGTGCGTCATGCATTCAATAAAAACGGCGGCAATTTGGGGACGGACGGCTGCGTAGCCTTCAATTTCGTGCATCAAGGCTACTTGATTTTTGCCCCCGGTGTAGATGAAGATGCCTTGATGGAAGCGGCTTTGGAAGCCGGAGCGGAAGATGTATTAACAAATGATGACGGCTCATTGGAAGTCGTCACAAGCTCCAACGATTGGGCAGGTGTTAAAGCCGCATTAGAGGAGGCAGGTTTTCAGTCTGAAGACGGCGACGTTACGATGCGTGCTCAAAATGAAACCGAACTCAGTGGCGAAGATGCTGAAAAAATGCAAAAACTGATTGATGCACTTGAAGATTTGGATGATGTGCAAGATGTTTATACTTCTGCCGTCTTGAATTTTGAATAA
- the yihA gene encoding ribosome biogenesis GTP-binding protein YihA/YsxC, giving the protein MNLFQNAKFFTTVNHLKDLPDTPAEIAFVGRSNAGKSSAINTLTNHVRLAYVSKTPGRTQHINFFELAGGGFMVDLPGYGYAQVPEAVRAHWVKLLGDYLQKRRQLIGLVLIMDARHPLKELDIRMLDFFHLTGRPVHILLSKADKLSKNEQIKTLGAVKKSLKPYMERQQISVQLFSSLKKQGIEEVNGVVGKWFADYNGAQLAEDAEPEHEEVRGEE; this is encoded by the coding sequence ATGAACTTATTTCAAAATGCAAAATTCTTTACTACGGTCAATCATCTGAAAGATTTGCCCGATACGCCTGCCGAAATTGCCTTTGTCGGGCGCAGTAATGCGGGCAAGTCCAGCGCCATCAATACGCTCACCAACCATGTGCGTTTGGCTTATGTGTCGAAAACGCCGGGGCGTACCCAGCATATCAACTTTTTCGAGCTGGCCGGCGGCGGATTTATGGTTGATTTGCCCGGTTACGGTTATGCGCAGGTTCCGGAAGCCGTTCGCGCGCATTGGGTGAAATTGTTGGGCGATTATCTTCAGAAAAGACGGCAGTTGATCGGTTTGGTGCTGATTATGGATGCGCGTCATCCGTTGAAAGAGCTTGATATCAGAATGCTCGATTTTTTTCATCTCACCGGACGTCCGGTGCATATATTGTTGTCGAAAGCCGATAAATTATCTAAAAACGAACAGATTAAAACGCTGGGAGCTGTGAAGAAATCGTTGAAGCCTTATATGGAACGCCAGCAGATCAGCGTGCAGCTTTTTTCGAGCTTGAAAAAACAGGGCATCGAAGAAGTGAACGGGGTGGTGGGTAAGTGGTTTGCCGACTACAACGGAGCTCAGCTTGCCGAAGATGCCGAACCGGAGCATGAAGAAGTGCGCGGGGAAGAGTAA
- a CDS encoding TrkH family potassium uptake protein, with the protein MYKIIPTVHILSKLGVLFSILLLVPTMVSYIYLDDALRAFGSTALVTIISSVVIWLLTRRHQRELRVRDGFTLVFMLWVGFAVVAAMPFYLYFPQMSYTDALFEAMSGLTTTGATVITSLDTLAPSINFWRHMLNWLGGMGIIVLAVAILPMLGVGGTQLFKAEIPGIDKDNKIAPRISQVAKKLWLTYAISTVIACLALHWAGMSWFDAVCHALSTISLGGFSTHDDSIAYFNSLSIEMIVMAITLFGAISFVTHLSVVGARSPKRYWKDEEFRIMFSVLVVSITAVSIYLWHKQYYPSFEESLRYTSFNFVSIGLSSGFASADFAQWPLITSLWMFFLANILASSGSMGGGIKNARAIVLAKFSLREMLLLLHPNAVRNVKVNGRTIPERTALTVMAFIFVYFMTIVLFTFLMMASGLDFISAFSAVIACITNAGPGLGVVGPAYNYSGLADVQKWLCTAVMLLGRLEIFTVLILFTPPYWKK; encoded by the coding sequence ATGTATAAAATCATCCCTACCGTCCATATTTTATCGAAGCTCGGCGTATTGTTTTCGATACTTCTGCTGGTTCCCACAATGGTGTCGTATATTTATTTGGACGATGCCTTGCGTGCTTTCGGCTCTACTGCATTGGTTACGATTATCAGCTCGGTGGTTATTTGGCTGCTGACGCGCCGCCATCAGCGCGAATTGCGTGTCCGCGACGGTTTTACACTGGTGTTTATGTTGTGGGTAGGGTTTGCGGTAGTGGCTGCCATGCCCTTTTATCTGTATTTTCCGCAGATGAGCTATACCGATGCTTTGTTTGAGGCCATGTCGGGGCTGACTACCACCGGCGCAACGGTTATTACCAGCTTGGATACATTGGCTCCATCGATTAATTTTTGGCGGCACATGCTCAACTGGTTAGGCGGCATGGGTATTATTGTGTTGGCGGTGGCCATTCTGCCTATGCTCGGAGTCGGCGGTACGCAGCTTTTTAAAGCCGAGATTCCGGGTATTGATAAAGACAATAAAATCGCACCGCGCATTTCTCAGGTGGCAAAGAAATTGTGGCTGACTTATGCAATCAGCACCGTCATTGCCTGTTTGGCGCTGCATTGGGCGGGAATGAGCTGGTTTGATGCGGTTTGCCATGCCTTATCAACTATCTCGTTGGGCGGTTTTTCTACGCACGATGACAGCATTGCATACTTCAATTCGCTCTCTATCGAAATGATCGTGATGGCGATCACGTTGTTTGGTGCCATCAGTTTTGTTACCCATCTTTCAGTAGTCGGCGCACGCTCTCCGAAGCGTTATTGGAAAGACGAAGAGTTCCGCATTATGTTCAGCGTGCTGGTGGTGAGTATAACTGCCGTCAGTATATATTTGTGGCATAAGCAATATTATCCTTCTTTTGAAGAGTCGCTCCGATACACATCGTTTAACTTTGTATCGATCGGCCTTTCCAGCGGGTTCGCCAGTGCCGACTTCGCCCAGTGGCCGCTGATTACATCGTTATGGATGTTTTTTCTTGCCAATATTTTGGCCAGTTCGGGCTCTATGGGCGGCGGTATCAAAAACGCACGGGCCATCGTGCTGGCAAAATTCAGCCTGCGCGAAATGCTGCTGCTGCTGCATCCTAATGCCGTGCGCAATGTTAAAGTGAACGGCCGCACCATCCCCGAGCGCACGGCATTAACGGTTATGGCATTTATTTTTGTGTATTTCATGACCATTGTGCTGTTTACGTTTTTAATGATGGCTTCGGGGCTGGATTTCATCTCGGCTTTCAGTGCGGTAATCGCGTGCATCACCAATGCCGGCCCGGGTTTGGGCGTTGTGGGGCCCGCATATAATTATTCCGGATTGGCAGATGTTCAAAAGTGGCTGTGTACGGCAGTGATGCTGTTGGGGCGTTTGGAAATTTTTACCGTGTTGATTTTGTTTACACCGCCGTATTGGAAAAAATAA
- a CDS encoding c-type cytochrome: MKRFTLLGLALTAAAVAAAAPKADIAKGKEIATNICASCHAADGNSAIAMYPKLSAQHAQYLFIQTKEIKEGKRTTGAAAAMAPMVASLSDQDMRNVAAFYATQFPKPGETNPKENAELGAKIYRGGLADKKIPACMSCHGPNGAGIPAGGTEILAYPRLGGQHKAYIVDQMKAYRSGQRKNTIMADIAGRMTDEELNAVANFIQGLH; this comes from the coding sequence ATGAAACGTTTTACCTTGTTGGGCTTGGCTTTGACTGCCGCCGCCGTTGCAGCAGCCGCACCTAAAGCGGATATTGCCAAAGGCAAAGAAATTGCAACCAATATCTGCGCATCATGCCACGCCGCCGACGGTAACAGCGCTATCGCAATGTATCCCAAATTATCTGCGCAACACGCCCAATATCTTTTTATTCAAACCAAAGAGATTAAAGAAGGTAAACGCACCACCGGCGCAGCTGCCGCAATGGCACCGATGGTTGCCTCGCTTTCCGATCAGGATATGCGCAATGTTGCGGCATTTTACGCCACCCAGTTCCCCAAACCGGGCGAAACCAATCCTAAAGAAAATGCCGAACTCGGTGCGAAAATCTACCGCGGCGGTTTGGCCGACAAAAAAATTCCCGCCTGTATGTCATGCCACGGCCCCAACGGTGCCGGCATACCTGCTGGCGGCACAGAAATTTTGGCCTATCCCCGCTTAGGCGGCCAACACAAAGCCTACATTGTCGACCAAATGAAGGCTTACCGTTCCGGCCAACGTAAAAACACCATCATGGCCGACATTGCCGGCCGTATGACCGACGAAGAATTGAACGCCGTAGCCAACTTCATCCAAGGGCTGCATTAA
- the thrB gene encoding homoserine kinase, with protein MSVYTSVSDEEMRQFLNDYDLGDFVSLQGIAQGITNSNYFLTTTKGRFVLTLFETLQQNELPFFLELKQHLSKKGVACPAPVARKDGKFDSILADKPACLVTCLKGTDTSWPTAGQCFNTGAMLAKMHLAGQSFPFEMTNPRYRDWWFDAYTQLSPLLNKDDAELLKSEIEYLDKNSGDFLPSGIIHADLFKDNVLLDGQEVAGFIDFYYACNGNFMYDLAIAVNDWARTADNFLDSELQKAFIEGYESVRPLSDEERTYFPTAQRAGCIRFWVSRLLDFHFPQAGEMTFIKDPNAFRDLLLSLRKTADFY; from the coding sequence ATGTCTGTTTACACCAGCGTTTCCGATGAAGAGATGCGTCAGTTTCTAAATGATTACGATTTAGGTGATTTTGTTTCACTGCAAGGCATTGCTCAAGGGATAACAAACAGCAATTATTTTTTAACCACTACCAAGGGGCGTTTTGTATTAACGCTATTCGAAACCTTACAGCAAAATGAGCTTCCGTTTTTTTTGGAACTCAAGCAACATCTCAGCAAAAAAGGGGTGGCTTGCCCTGCTCCGGTAGCACGAAAAGACGGTAAATTTGATTCTATTTTGGCTGATAAACCCGCTTGCTTGGTTACATGTTTAAAAGGAACCGATACTAGTTGGCCTACAGCCGGCCAATGTTTCAATACGGGAGCCATGTTGGCCAAAATGCATTTAGCGGGACAAAGTTTCCCTTTCGAAATGACCAATCCCCGTTACCGCGATTGGTGGTTCGACGCTTACACTCAACTCTCTCCCTTGTTAAATAAAGACGATGCCGAATTATTGAAAAGTGAAATTGAGTATTTAGATAAAAATAGCGGAGATTTTTTACCTTCCGGTATCATTCACGCCGATCTTTTTAAAGATAATGTGTTACTGGACGGACAAGAAGTTGCGGGATTCATTGACTTTTATTATGCATGCAACGGCAATTTTATGTATGACTTGGCCATTGCAGTAAACGATTGGGCGCGTACTGCCGATAATTTTTTAGATAGCGAATTGCAGAAAGCTTTTATCGAAGGTTATGAAAGCGTAAGGCCGCTGAGCGATGAAGAGCGAACCTACTTTCCAACGGCTCAGCGTGCAGGTTGTATCCGTTTTTGGGTTTCACGGCTTTTGGACTTTCACTTTCCACAAGCAGGCGAAATGACTTTCATCAAGGATCCTAATGCTTTCCGTGATTTATTGTTGAGTTTACGGAAAACTGCTGATTTTTATTGA
- the hslO gene encoding Hsp33 family molecular chaperone HslO — MKNNTLAAAVNHSDCRTRFIFDNMPVRGQHVRLEKVWQHIAGQKHYPAAIRRALGELLAAGALLSSNLKIEGTLTVQVQGQGKLKMLVVEASSTDTCRATARWNEEAHIGDNESLRELLGENGVFVITLQPQDGDPWQGVVPLEGDSISEMLVNYMKRSEQLDTYITLTASDEACAGLLVQRLPESVPDAEAWEHVTTLTQTVTADELAALDAQHVLYRLFHETPPRVFEQEPIEFACTCSRGKVSDMLLMLGGEEVGSVLLEQGSVEIDCDFCNAKYVFDETDVNALFGMDVVHAVSEEKLRIQ, encoded by the coding sequence ATGAAAAACAACACTCTTGCGGCAGCCGTAAACCATTCCGACTGCCGAACCCGTTTCATTTTCGACAACATGCCCGTTCGCGGCCAGCATGTTCGCCTTGAGAAAGTATGGCAGCACATTGCCGGTCAGAAACATTACCCCGCCGCCATCCGCCGGGCTTTGGGAGAACTGTTGGCAGCGGGCGCATTGCTGTCGAGCAATTTGAAAATCGAAGGCACGCTGACCGTTCAAGTTCAGGGTCAGGGCAAACTGAAAATGCTGGTTGTGGAAGCCTCATCAACCGACACCTGCCGCGCTACGGCACGCTGGAATGAAGAAGCACACATCGGCGACAATGAAAGCCTACGCGAATTATTGGGCGAAAACGGTGTGTTTGTGATTACTTTACAACCGCAAGACGGCGACCCTTGGCAGGGCGTTGTGCCGCTGGAAGGCGACAGTATTTCGGAAATGCTGGTTAACTACATGAAACGCTCCGAGCAGCTGGATACCTACATTACACTTACGGCCTCAGATGAAGCATGTGCCGGCCTGCTTGTGCAGCGTTTGCCCGAATCCGTGCCCGATGCGGAGGCTTGGGAACATGTAACTACGCTCACTCAAACCGTTACTGCCGACGAATTGGCCGCTTTAGACGCTCAACATGTACTCTACCGCCTGTTCCATGAAACACCGCCTCGCGTATTTGAGCAAGAACCGATTGAATTTGCCTGCACCTGTTCACGCGGAAAAGTAAGCGATATGCTGCTGATGTTGGGCGGAGAAGAAGTCGGCTCCGTATTACTTGAGCAAGGCAGCGTTGAAATCGATTGCGACTTCTGCAATGCCAAATATGTATTTGACGAAACCGATGTAAATGCGCTGTTCGGAATGGACGTGGTTCATGCCGTGAGCGAGGAAAAACTGCGGATTCAATAA